A stretch of Rubinisphaera margarita DNA encodes these proteins:
- a CDS encoding DUF2254 domain-containing protein, translated as MSTWFTYLWDLLKTNFGIIPALLLLVGIILGFIFPAIEMQTDQPIKEWLPYTLSPDSDTLLMQSMIAILSTVSGVVFSVSMLVIAQASSQFGPRIIRIFANRQITQWTLGAFLGSTLYCLLVLWQIPINESTRSLTPGTVLLGLLAGLTSLLLLIRYIWAVAEMMQVQVVIRAVSHDLNSSIDRLFPKVRDEDIRRKALEQKNERAEQIDFSESGQPVTVNSRGYIQAIAYNDLAHLATEKNFCVQLMVRPGDFLTSADTALYVASQEPIDDGLQSQIAGLFLTGKQRTPRQDVECCIRELVEVAVRALSPGINDPHTAMSCIDYLGASLAELARRGEQQAQFLDEEGKIRILAPRDGFNEAFVVAFNQIRLYGGSNPVVVLALLKAMLRIARATDQPMHREAIRREVETLRSIITETWSHAIDREPAMQWYELVDAALECDADQKQDEDETDAA; from the coding sequence ATGTCCACCTGGTTTACGTATCTTTGGGATCTCCTGAAGACTAATTTCGGGATTATCCCGGCCCTGCTGCTTCTGGTAGGCATCATCCTGGGGTTCATCTTCCCGGCTATTGAGATGCAGACCGATCAGCCGATTAAGGAGTGGCTGCCCTACACGCTGTCTCCCGATTCCGACACATTGCTGATGCAATCGATGATCGCGATTCTTTCGACGGTTTCAGGGGTTGTCTTTTCAGTCAGTATGCTGGTGATTGCTCAGGCGAGTTCGCAGTTCGGACCACGAATTATCCGCATCTTCGCCAACCGACAGATCACGCAATGGACGCTGGGAGCGTTTCTCGGCTCGACGCTTTACTGCCTGCTGGTACTCTGGCAGATTCCGATCAACGAATCGACCCGCAGCCTCACCCCGGGAACGGTTCTGCTGGGCCTTCTGGCGGGACTGACAAGTCTACTCCTATTGATTCGTTACATCTGGGCGGTGGCGGAAATGATGCAGGTCCAGGTGGTCATCCGGGCGGTCTCGCACGATCTGAACAGCAGCATCGATCGGCTCTTCCCCAAAGTTCGCGACGAAGACATCCGCCGCAAAGCCCTTGAACAAAAGAACGAACGCGCCGAACAGATCGACTTCTCGGAATCGGGGCAGCCGGTGACCGTCAATTCACGCGGTTATATTCAGGCAATCGCCTACAACGATCTGGCTCATCTCGCGACCGAGAAGAACTTCTGCGTTCAACTTATGGTGCGGCCGGGGGATTTTCTGACGTCCGCCGACACGGCTCTGTATGTCGCTAGCCAGGAGCCGATTGATGACGGCCTGCAGAGCCAGATCGCCGGGCTGTTCCTCACGGGCAAACAACGAACTCCTCGGCAGGACGTGGAGTGCTGCATTCGCGAACTGGTGGAAGTCGCCGTGCGGGCTCTGTCTCCGGGAATCAACGATCCACACACGGCGATGTCGTGCATCGATTATCTGGGAGCCAGTCTGGCCGAACTGGCCCGGCGGGGCGAACAGCAGGCGCAGTTTCTGGATGAGGAAGGCAAGATTCGGATCCTCGCACCTCGCGACGGGTTCAACGAAGCTTTTGTCGTCGCCTTCAACCAGATTCGCCTTTACGGCGGCAGCAATCCGGTTGTCGTGCTCGCGTTGCTCAAGGCGATGCTCAGAATCGCCCGTGCCACCGATCAGCCAATGCATCGGGAGGCGATCCGCCGCGAAGTCGAAACGCTGCGGTCGATCATCACTGAAACCTGGTCGCATGCAATCGATCGGGAACCGGCCATGCAATGGTACGAGCTGGTCGACGCGGCTCTCGAATGCGACGCCGATCAGAAGCAGGATGAAGACGAAACCGATGCAGCATGA